In a single window of the Pseudopipra pipra isolate bDixPip1 chromosome Z, bDixPip1.hap1, whole genome shotgun sequence genome:
- the LOC135406582 gene encoding lipoxygenase homology domain-containing protein 1-like: MFPCNRWLDKDEADGRVEVEVYPSEIVPIEKLINYEVSVVTGDVRAAGTNAKVFMQIYGETGKTELIILENRSNNFERGATDIFKREAADVGKIYKIRVGHDGTGIGDGWFLESVTLKRLKAKESDKKKQKKKKKKKSDEEEEEEEEEEGTKVDEGMDVYTFVAHRWLARDEGDKEIEVELVPDGESDLEENTYEVRVLTGTVWGAGTDANVFLNIYGLERGDTGERQLKRSNNLNKFEKGQVDVFTVKAIDLGELKKLRIRHDNSGTSPSWYLERVEIVDLKESTT, encoded by the exons ATGTTCCCCTGCAACCGATGGCTCGACAAAGACGAGGCTGATGGCAGGGTGGAGGTGGAAGTCTACCCCAGTGAGATTGTGCCTATTGAGAAAT TGATAAACTATGAGGTGTCTGTAGTTACTGGAGACGTGCGAGCCGCAGGCACCAACGCCAAAGTGTTCATGCAGATTTATGGTGAGACTGGCAAAACTGAGCTGATCATCCTGGAAAACAGATCCAACAACTTTGAACGGGGAGCCACAGATATCTTCAAG AGGGAGGCTGCAGATGTTGGCAAGATCTATAAGATTCGGGTAGGCCATGACGGGACAGGCATTGGGGATGGCTGGTTCCTGGAAAGCGTCACGCTGAAGCGGCTGAAGGCTAAGGAGTCTGataaaaagaagcagaagaagaagaagaagaagaagtctgacgaggaggaggaggaggaggaggaggaggaggggaccaAGGTGGACGAAGGAATGGATGTCTACACATTTGTGGCACACCGCTGGTTGGCTAGAGACGAGGGGGATAAGGAGATCGAGGTGGAGCTGGTGCCTGATGGGGAATCTGACCTGGAGG AGAATACGTATGAAGTCCGCGTTCTCACTGGGACTGTGTGGGGGGCTGGGACGGATGCTAATGTCTTCTTGAACATCTATGGCTTAGAGAGAGGAGACACGGGTGAGCGCCAGCTGAAAAGGTCGAATAACCTCAACAAGTTTGAAAAGGGACAG GTGGATGTGTTCACCGTCAAAGCCATTGACCTGGGTGAGCTGAAGAAGCTGCGAATTCGCCACGATAACTCTGGTACCAGCCCAAGCTGGTACCTGGAGAGGGTAGAGATTGTTGACCTCAAGGAGAGCACCACGTGA